In the Hordeum vulgare subsp. vulgare chromosome 7H, MorexV3_pseudomolecules_assembly, whole genome shotgun sequence genome, one interval contains:
- the LOC123411819 gene encoding triacylglycerol lipase 2-like, giving the protein MTWLLSSPEESLAYILADRGFDVWVANNRGTRWSSRHVSLDSSSRSYWDWSWDDLVLNDMPSMVDYICSHTLQKPHFLGHSMGTLVALAAFSEGRTVDKLKSAALLTPVAYLSHMTTPLGILLAKAFVGELITVLGVAEFNPVTPAVASLFKELCRHPGTNCYDLLTDFTGKNYCLNSSAVDVFLQYEPQPTSTKTMVHLAQTFRDGVLSKYDYVWPSVNVEKYGQPDPPVYNMSNIPAGFPLFLSYGGRDELADPGDVGRLLGDLRGHDRGKLTVQYLEQFAHADFVIGTCAKDYVYNDVVSFFNRFN; this is encoded by the exons ATGACATGGCTGCTGAGCTCGCCGGAGGAATCGTTGGCGTACATCCTGGCGGACCGCGGCTTCGACGTCTGGGTCGCCAACAACAGGGGCACCAGGTGGAGCAGCCGACACGTCTCCCTCGACTCCTCATCCCGG AGCTACTGGGACTGGTCATGGGACGACCTGGTGTTGAACGACATGCCGAGCATGGTTGACTACATCTGCAGCCACACCCTGCAGAAGCCGCACTTCCTCGGCCACTCCATG GGGACGCTGGTGGCGCTGGCGGCCTTCTCGGAGGGCAGGACGGTGGACAAGCTCAAGTCGGCGGCGCTGCTGACCCCGGTCGCCTATCTGTCCCACATGACCACCCCCCTCGGCATACTGCTCGCCAAAGCATTCGTCGGAGAG CTCATCACTGTCCTCGGCGTGGCGGAGTTCAACCCAGTAAC GCCGGCGGTGGCGAGCCTTTTCAAGGAACTGTGCCGCCATCCTGGAACCAACTGCTACGACCTCCTTACAGACTTCACAG GGAAGAACTACTGCCTCAACAGCTCGGCCGTCGACGTCTTCCTCCAGTACGAGCCCCAGCCGACGTCCACCAAGACCATGGTGCACCTAGCCCAGACGTTCCGCGACGGCGTGCTGTCCAAGTACGACTACGTGTGGCCGAGCGTGAACGTGGAGAAGTACGGGCAGCCGGACCCCCCGGTGTACAACATGTCCAACATACCGGCGGGCTTCCCGCTCTTCCTCAGCTACGGCGGCCGGGACGAGCTGGCCGACCCCGGCGACGTCGGCCGCCTCCTAGGCGACCTCCGGGGCCACGACCGCGGCAAGCTCACGGTGCAGTACCTGGAGCAGTTCGCGCACGCCGACTTCGTCATCGGCACCTGCGCCAAGGACTACGTCTATAACGACGTTGTCTCCTTCTTCAACCGCTTCAACTAG